A genome region from Verrucomicrobiota bacterium includes the following:
- the lepA gene encoding elongation factor 4, with the protein MDAKHIRNFSIIAHIDHGKTTLSDRLLHRTGTITDREMQDQLLDSMDLERERGITIKAHPVTMLYRAGDGQTYELNLIDTPGHVDFSYEVSRSLSACEGALLVIDAAQGVEAQTVANVHLAMKQNLTIIPVINKIDLPHANVELTKTQLEDILAIPGETAISVSAKEGIGIDELLEAIVARVPPPKPTGAKSLQALSFDSYFDTYKGVVTHVRVFNGELKPGIQVKLLHSGKTVEVKEVGSFNPKPYVREKLEVGETGYLTANIKSPKDVKMGDTITDARHPAAPLPGFQEIHPMVFSGIYPINTADYEHLKANMEKLQLNDSAFVYQPESSVALGFGFRCGFLGLLHLEIVQERLRREYGMDIIATYPSVIYRVTMTSGELKEIDNPAYLPEPNYIGKIEEPMVKSFVICPNEYIGDMMGLIAEKRGVVDHTETLDTRRVMLTSLLPLNEILIDFHDRIKSITRGYGSMDYEYAGYAESEMVKLDMLVNSEAVDAFSCIVHRDKAEFRGRALAAKLKEVIPRQQFAVAIQAAIGGKIIARETVGALRKDVTAKCYGGDITRKRKLLEKQKEGKKKMKAFGSVQIPQEAFIEVLKA; encoded by the coding sequence ATGGACGCAAAACACATTCGAAATTTCAGCATCATTGCGCACATTGACCACGGAAAGACCACGCTGTCGGACCGCTTGTTGCACCGGACCGGAACGATCACGGATCGCGAGATGCAGGATCAGTTGCTGGACTCCATGGATCTGGAGCGCGAGCGCGGGATCACGATCAAGGCGCATCCGGTGACCATGCTGTACCGCGCGGGAGACGGGCAGACCTATGAATTGAATCTCATCGACACCCCCGGCCACGTCGATTTTTCCTACGAAGTTTCGCGGAGCCTGAGCGCTTGCGAAGGGGCGCTGCTGGTGATCGATGCCGCTCAAGGCGTGGAGGCGCAAACCGTGGCGAACGTCCACCTGGCGATGAAGCAAAACCTGACGATCATCCCGGTGATCAACAAAATCGATTTGCCCCACGCGAATGTTGAACTGACGAAGACCCAGCTTGAGGACATCCTGGCCATTCCCGGCGAGACCGCCATTTCGGTCAGCGCGAAGGAGGGGATCGGAATCGACGAACTGCTGGAAGCGATCGTTGCGCGCGTGCCTCCGCCGAAACCCACCGGCGCCAAATCGCTGCAAGCTCTGTCCTTCGATTCCTATTTCGACACTTACAAAGGCGTGGTGACGCACGTGCGGGTGTTCAACGGAGAATTGAAACCGGGGATCCAGGTGAAGCTGCTGCACTCCGGAAAAACGGTCGAAGTGAAAGAGGTCGGGAGTTTCAATCCCAAGCCGTACGTGCGGGAAAAACTGGAGGTGGGCGAGACAGGATACCTGACGGCCAATATCAAGAGTCCGAAGGACGTGAAGATGGGGGACACGATCACTGACGCGCGCCATCCTGCTGCGCCGCTGCCCGGATTTCAGGAAATTCACCCCATGGTGTTCAGCGGCATTTACCCGATCAACACCGCCGATTACGAACATCTTAAAGCCAACATGGAGAAACTGCAGCTCAACGATTCCGCGTTCGTCTATCAACCGGAGAGTTCGGTGGCGCTGGGTTTCGGGTTCCGTTGCGGGTTTTTGGGATTGCTGCATTTGGAAATCGTTCAGGAGCGCCTCCGCCGGGAATACGGCATGGACATCATCGCGACCTATCCCAGCGTGATCTATCGCGTGACGATGACGAGCGGAGAATTGAAGGAAATCGACAATCCCGCCTATCTGCCGGAGCCGAACTATATCGGAAAAATCGAGGAACCCATGGTCAAATCTTTCGTGATTTGCCCGAACGAATACATTGGCGACATGATGGGCTTGATCGCGGAGAAGCGCGGCGTGGTCGATCACACCGAAACTCTCGATACGCGGCGCGTGATGTTGACGAGCCTGTTGCCGTTGAACGAAATCTTGATCGACTTCCATGACCGCATCAAGAGCATCACGCGCGGCTACGGGTCGATGGATTACGAGTACGCGGGCTATGCCGAGTCCGAAATGGTCAAGCTGGACATGCTCGTGAACAGCGAGGCCGTGGATGCGTTCTCGTGCATCGTGCACCGCGACAAAGCCGAATTCAGAGGGCGCGCGCTGGCGGCGAAGCTGAAGGAGGTTATTCCCCGGCAGCAATTCGCCGTCGCCATTCAAGCGGCCATTGGCGGAAAGATCATCGCGCGCGAGACGGTCGGCGCGCTGCGAAAGGACGTGACGGCAAAGTGCTATGGCGGCGACATCACGCGGAAACGAAAATTGCTGGAGAAACAGAAGGAAGGGAAAAAGAAAATGAAAGCCTTCGGCTCGGTGCAGATTCCGCAGGAAGCGTTCATTGAGGTGCTGAAAGCATGA
- a CDS encoding phosphoglucomutase/phosphomannomutase family protein: protein MTPIKFGTDGWRAVIAEDFTFHNVDRVAQALADYWNTNPVPDTQKKVVVGYDRRFLSDQFAARMAEVLAGNAFQVTLTDRPTPTPAVSFAVKAQRAAGGVMITASHNPPRFNGVKIKAHFGGSADAALCAGVEALLDQQAVKSVSLSAGRARKQIHVKDLCPAHFRAVKQKVNFALIARSRIRFAHDALFGVGAGCFEELLAGTTCRVTTLNAQHDPFFGGINPEPIDKNYGRSSAYLKKHPHDICLVTDGDADRVGGMDGRGNPLTTHKIICLMLRHLIHHRQEKGRVIKALTTTSMVDKMCAAYGLPLVETGVGFKYICSEMLKGDVLLGFEESGGIGFPGHIPERDGILAGLMLLELLAAEGAPLSKLLARLEKDFGPHHYGRIDTHFPLEKRPELMSHCREHPPARLLGSPLAGVKSYDGVKFIAQDGTWLMLRGSGTEPILRIYAEGQSDAAVRKLLRLGVEMTKQV from the coding sequence ATGACACCCATCAAATTCGGCACGGACGGCTGGCGCGCGGTCATTGCGGAGGATTTCACTTTTCACAACGTGGACCGTGTCGCCCAGGCGCTGGCCGATTACTGGAACACAAATCCCGTACCGGACACGCAAAAGAAGGTGGTTGTGGGTTACGACCGGCGATTCTTGTCCGATCAATTCGCGGCGCGCATGGCCGAGGTGCTGGCGGGAAATGCATTTCAAGTCACGCTCACGGACCGGCCCACGCCGACCCCGGCCGTTTCGTTTGCCGTAAAAGCGCAGCGGGCGGCTGGCGGGGTCATGATCACCGCGAGCCACAATCCGCCGCGGTTCAATGGCGTGAAGATCAAAGCGCACTTCGGAGGCTCGGCGGATGCCGCCCTTTGCGCGGGGGTCGAGGCGCTCCTGGATCAGCAGGCGGTGAAATCGGTGAGCTTGAGCGCCGGCCGGGCGCGCAAGCAGATTCACGTGAAAGATTTGTGCCCGGCCCATTTCCGAGCCGTGAAGCAGAAGGTTAATTTTGCGCTCATTGCCCGGTCGAGAATTCGTTTTGCCCACGACGCATTATTCGGCGTCGGAGCGGGGTGTTTCGAGGAATTGCTGGCCGGGACGACGTGCCGGGTCACGACGTTGAACGCACAACACGACCCCTTTTTCGGCGGCATCAATCCGGAGCCCATCGACAAAAATTACGGACGCAGTTCGGCCTACTTGAAAAAGCACCCGCACGACATCTGTCTCGTGACGGACGGCGACGCGGATCGCGTTGGCGGAATGGATGGGAGAGGGAATCCGTTGACGACGCACAAAATCATTTGCCTGATGCTGCGTCACCTGATCCACCACCGCCAGGAGAAAGGACGCGTCATCAAGGCCCTCACCACCACCTCCATGGTGGACAAGATGTGCGCGGCCTACGGTCTGCCGTTGGTGGAGACCGGGGTCGGCTTCAAATACATCTGCTCGGAAATGCTGAAGGGCGACGTGCTTCTCGGATTCGAGGAGAGCGGCGGAATCGGCTTTCCGGGACACATTCCCGAACGGGACGGCATCCTGGCCGGCCTGATGTTGCTGGAGTTGCTCGCGGCAGAAGGAGCGCCGCTTTCGAAGCTGCTGGCGCGGCTGGAGAAGGATTTCGGACCGCACCACTACGGGAGAATCGACACCCATTTCCCGCTGGAGAAGCGACCGGAGTTGATGAGCCATTGCCGGGAGCATCCGCCCGCCAGGCTCCTGGGTTCGCCGCTGGCAGGCGTGAAGTCCTACGACGGGGTGAAATTCATCGCCCAGGACGGAACCTGGCTCATGTTGCGCGGATCGGGCACGGAACCGATTCTGCGCATTTACGCCGAGGGTCAATCCGATGCCGCTGTCCGGAAACTACTTCGGCTGGGGGTGGAGATGACGAAGCAAGTTTGA
- the lepB gene encoding signal peptidase I has product MSKLLSRWLFSRTVREASYLCQRVRKIASAQRDLLLPQGLDSIGRALSEVRLALSNGADTAAVLDRAANLEATANKWLRPYPAASIRENVDVMLVALVVALGIRTFFLQPMAIPTGSMQPTLYGITYEDLRQTPDVEVPGMLARIFQRSVLGAKYCHVVAERDDVFLGFEPPRKVAGFVHTQRMIFQNGPPHTIWFAPEKLDEKSGLHSQRPVRKGEELIKLKVMSGDRLFVDRFTYHFRRPRRGEIVIFSSQGLPKLTPDTHYIKRLVGLGGEKTRIGDDRHLYIDGKRVEATAPGFENLYGFHGPPQENQYSGHLNDATAARCGKAGLAPNFPNAASEFPIPPDHYLFMGDNTLNSSDGRYFDPIPQEKVVGKCAFVFWPVSRRFGWGFR; this is encoded by the coding sequence ATGAGTAAGCTGCTCTCTCGTTGGTTGTTTTCAAGAACGGTTCGCGAGGCGAGCTACCTGTGCCAGCGCGTCCGGAAAATTGCCAGCGCGCAACGCGATTTGCTTCTTCCGCAAGGGCTGGATTCCATTGGGCGGGCTCTCTCCGAAGTGCGGCTGGCTTTGTCGAACGGCGCGGACACGGCCGCGGTTCTGGACCGAGCCGCGAATTTGGAAGCTACGGCCAACAAATGGCTGAGGCCTTATCCTGCGGCCAGCATCCGCGAAAACGTCGATGTGATGCTGGTCGCGCTGGTCGTGGCGTTGGGGATTCGCACTTTTTTTCTGCAACCCATGGCGATCCCAACCGGCTCCATGCAACCGACTCTCTACGGCATCACCTACGAAGATCTGCGGCAGACGCCGGACGTCGAAGTTCCGGGAATGCTCGCGAGAATTTTCCAGCGGAGCGTTCTGGGCGCCAAGTACTGCCACGTGGTCGCCGAGCGAGACGATGTTTTCCTCGGATTTGAACCGCCGCGAAAAGTGGCTGGTTTTGTCCATACGCAGAGAATGATCTTCCAGAATGGACCGCCGCACACGATCTGGTTCGCGCCGGAGAAACTGGATGAGAAGTCAGGACTTCATTCGCAGCGTCCTGTCCGCAAAGGCGAGGAACTGATCAAACTGAAGGTCATGAGCGGAGATCGGCTGTTCGTGGACCGATTCACCTACCATTTCCGGCGGCCGCGGCGCGGGGAGATCGTGATTTTTTCTTCACAGGGTTTGCCCAAGCTCACGCCGGACACGCATTACATCAAGCGCCTCGTCGGACTTGGCGGCGAAAAAACTCGCATCGGAGATGATCGGCATCTTTACATCGATGGCAAACGCGTCGAGGCGACGGCCCCGGGCTTCGAGAATCTCTATGGCTTTCACGGGCCGCCGCAGGAAAACCAATACAGCGGCCATTTGAACGATGCCACTGCGGCTCGGTGCGGCAAAGCCGGCCTGGCACCCAATTTCCCGAATGCCGCCAGCGAATTTCCGATCCCGCCAGATCACTACCTGTTCATGGGCGATAACACATTGAACAGCTCGGATGGACGATACTTCGATCCGATCCCACAGGAGAAAGTCGTGGGCAAATGCGCGTTTGTTTTCTGGCCTGTGAGCCGGCGTTTTGGGTGGGGTTTCCGGTAA
- the lepB gene encoding signal peptidase I has protein sequence MRVCFLACEPAFWVGFPVKSLTMCIQWFLSRAVRRATELRQQVLRLVNEQRDILAADTVTSLLHAAEELRSTIRSRQGKAKLEAGMARVTEIANEKLKPYPCASARENVKELLVAATVILAFTTFFLQLTKIPTGSMQPTLYGITHEDLRSRPDFRIPGRLARFARYWFRGESYCEIIAKTDGVIREVPQPKLVLPFVKQQSFKIGDVADRVWLPPEQLLTRYGLHEGRSVHAGETIARLKVVAGDHLLVDRFTYNFRRPTRGEIIVFKTRGIADLDQDQLYIKRLVALPGERVRIGNDQHLVINERRLDAATPGFENVYTFSPTNWVENQCFGHVNQVVANRWRNGYPLLAPRFHDETVERVVGSRQYLAMGDNTLNSRDSRDWGDLPQENVIGKCWFVYWPFTERFGWAVR, from the coding sequence ATGCGCGTTTGTTTTCTGGCCTGTGAGCCGGCGTTTTGGGTGGGGTTTCCGGTAAAAAGCTTGACCATGTGCATTCAGTGGTTTCTTTCACGCGCCGTTCGCCGAGCCACGGAGCTCCGGCAACAGGTGCTCCGACTTGTCAACGAGCAGCGGGATATCCTTGCCGCGGACACCGTGACCTCTCTGCTGCATGCGGCGGAAGAACTCAGATCCACGATTCGATCGCGCCAGGGCAAAGCCAAACTGGAGGCCGGGATGGCTCGGGTGACCGAAATTGCCAACGAGAAGTTAAAGCCGTACCCGTGCGCGAGCGCGCGCGAAAACGTAAAGGAGTTGCTCGTGGCCGCGACCGTCATACTCGCCTTCACCACTTTTTTTCTTCAACTCACAAAGATTCCGACCGGCTCGATGCAGCCGACGCTGTACGGCATCACCCATGAGGATTTGCGAAGCCGTCCGGATTTCAGGATTCCCGGACGGCTGGCTCGTTTCGCGCGTTACTGGTTTCGCGGCGAATCCTATTGCGAAATCATCGCCAAGACAGACGGCGTGATCCGAGAGGTGCCCCAGCCGAAGTTGGTTCTGCCGTTTGTAAAGCAGCAGAGCTTCAAGATTGGCGACGTGGCGGACCGAGTCTGGCTCCCACCCGAGCAATTGCTCACGCGGTACGGACTGCATGAAGGCCGCTCCGTGCATGCGGGCGAAACCATCGCGCGGCTCAAAGTTGTCGCGGGAGACCATCTGCTCGTGGACCGATTCACTTACAATTTTCGCCGCCCGACGCGCGGTGAAATTATCGTCTTCAAAACACGCGGCATTGCCGACCTGGACCAGGATCAACTTTACATCAAGCGGCTTGTCGCGTTACCGGGAGAACGCGTCCGCATCGGCAACGACCAGCATCTCGTGATCAATGAGCGGCGCCTGGACGCCGCTACGCCCGGCTTCGAAAACGTCTATACGTTTTCTCCGACCAATTGGGTGGAGAATCAGTGCTTCGGGCACGTGAACCAGGTCGTGGCGAACCGCTGGCGCAATGGGTACCCCTTGTTGGCTCCGCGTTTCCACGATGAAACTGTGGAGCGGGTCGTTGGCTCACGCCAGTACCTCGCGATGGGTGACAACACGCTCAACAGCCGCGATTCTCGCGACTGGGGCGATCTGCCGCAGGAGAATGTCATCGGCAAATGCTGGTTCGTCTATTGGCCATTTACCGAGCGCTTCGGCTGGGCGGTGAGGTGA
- the rpe gene encoding ribulose-phosphate 3-epimerase yields the protein MIIAPSLLAANFGRFGDEARRAEKSGAEWLHLDIMDGHFVPNISFGPGVVQNLRPLSRLFFDVHLMCSRPEILLDPFAKAGADLITVHVELDDRVLPLLWKIKSLGKQVGLAVNPPTPIAAAEPFLKQIDLLLVMTVNPGFGGQSFIEETVPKIQQADAWRREKKLKYRLEVDGGINFKTAAECARSGADTFVSGTGLFAHRNMKAAVRKMRAIVQEQRVRD from the coding sequence ATGATTATTGCGCCCTCCTTGTTGGCGGCGAACTTCGGTCGGTTCGGAGACGAAGCCAGACGCGCGGAAAAGTCGGGCGCGGAATGGTTGCATCTGGACATCATGGACGGCCATTTCGTGCCGAACATCTCGTTTGGCCCGGGCGTCGTGCAAAACCTCCGGCCGCTTTCGCGCCTGTTTTTTGACGTGCACTTGATGTGTTCGAGACCCGAAATTTTGCTGGACCCCTTTGCCAAAGCGGGCGCCGACTTGATCACCGTGCACGTCGAACTGGACGACCGGGTTCTGCCTTTGCTCTGGAAAATCAAGTCGTTGGGCAAGCAAGTCGGGTTGGCGGTCAATCCGCCCACTCCCATCGCCGCCGCGGAGCCGTTCCTGAAACAAATCGATCTGTTGCTGGTGATGACGGTCAATCCGGGCTTCGGCGGGCAATCGTTCATCGAGGAGACGGTGCCGAAGATTCAACAAGCGGACGCCTGGCGTCGCGAGAAAAAGCTGAAATACCGCCTGGAGGTCGATGGCGGAATCAATTTCAAAACCGCCGCCGAATGCGCGCGGTCCGGCGCCGACACGTTCGTCAGCGGCACCGGCCTTTTCGCTCACCGCAACATGAAGGCGGCGGTGCGGAAGATGAGGGCTATTGTCCAGGAGCAGCGCGTTCGCGATTGA